GAGCTTGTCCATCATCTCTTCTAAGTTTTTAGACTTCGTGTTTAGTGCGCTTGCGAAGTTTGCCGATGTGGTTAGCATTGTCTTAATTTCTTGCCCTAAGGTGTTTGTAGTAATCTCTACTCCACCTTTAGCGTCCTTCACTTCCGTTGTGAAGTCTAAGTTTGTATAGCTTTGGAATACGCGTTCAATCTCATTAGTATCGCTTCCGATTTTATTTTCTAAGGTTTGTAGCATTTTATTTAACACTTTCTTAAGCTCATTGAGTTGTGGATTATAAGGCTGTGCTGTTATTCTTGCGGTTAAATCCCCACTTTCAATTCTGTTTGCTGTTTCAATAGATTCCTTAACTGCTTGTGTGTCTTGCTCTAACCCTTTTTGAGTTTTTTGGATATTTTCATTAATTGCTACCGTCATTAAGCCAATTTCATCTTCTGCACGAGGCTTGATGAAAGCTGGTGGTGTTTTTGTCTCGTAATTTAGGTATTTGAAGAAACCAAAGAGTAAGTTATAAAGTGTATTGATTCTTGTGATAACTTGCGTGCGGATATAGAAAAATAAGGTTAATCCAATAATGGCTAAAGCGATAAGTGTGCAAACAACAATGATTGTTGTAAGAGATCGAACAGGCTCTGTAATAGAGTCAATAGGTGCTGTTACAAACGCGCTCCAGTGTGTATTCATACTCTCTCTACCGATTTGAAAAGTGTTAATTGCCGTTAGACTTTCATTACCTTGAGCATTAAAGTATTCATAAATCCCGTCTTTTCCTTCTTTTGCTGCTTGCATTATTCTCTTAGTGCTTTCGTGTGGATTAATTTCATTTAATGCCTTGCCCAAAGCGTTTTGATTAATATGCGCTGCGATGATTCCATCAGCAGTCATAATGGCTTTATAATCACCTTTAAATACGGATCGTTCTTGTGTGTTAATGTCTTTAGAAATGGCATTAAGATTTACAAAAAGTCCTAAAACAGCAACAATTTCACCACTTTTATTTTTGAGTGGATAGTTCATTGCAACACCCACGCTTTCGCCTTGTTCTGCAATATTTCTAAGAGCTGGGATTCCAATATTTGGCTCACCACTTTGAAGTGCTTTAAGGACGCTTGGAATCTCTATAATAGCATTATCTGCTTTTAAGCTTTTTATGCCACCGAGATTTCTAATATCGGAATCTGTAACTAAGATTAGCATTTTTCCATTAGCAGCTTTAAAGTTTTCATTGCGGATATTCTCTCCAGAATACATTGGATCAATCACATACAAATAACCATAATCTGCAACTCCGGAGGAATCTAACATTGTCCCCACAGCATCTTGTAACACTTCTTCTCTTGCATTGCGGTCTATCATACCGCTAATTGTGTCTTGTTGTGATTCTAAGACGGCAAACATTTCATTGAGATACCCGCCAACAAGATTAGAAAATCTAGCTGCTGTGTTGTTGAGTAATTTGTGAGTTTCTTGGAGTTGGATAGTCGCTGAACGCGAAATGACTACATAAGACATAATCCCTAAACAAATCACTATAACAAATAGAATAGTTGAAACGATTTTTGTTCCTAATTTTAGCTTGTGCAAATTCATTTAATCAATCCTTATTAAATTTAATAGCGTTAAAGAGCATTTGCAAAAATTGCTAAACTCTTTCTTAGTAAAGCATTTAATAATACAATAAAAAACTTAAAAAGAAGCAAGAATATAAAGAATTTTATCTGCTAGAGTTTCAATGTTGTGCTAGATTTAAAGAAAGCTGAAATTTTAGTTTAATAGTAAAAATCTAATTCAATATAAATCATTTAAGCAATACAATCCCGCTACTATATTAAAGCATAAAAAGGAGAAGAATATGCTACGCTCATTAGGCGGTAAATTAACTGCAAGTGCAGTTGCTATCTTTGCCATTATTATTATGGTTATTAGTGCATTTAACTTTCAAAACACTTCAGGAGATGTGCAGGAGCTTTATCGTGGAATCCAAAAACAAACGCTAGAGTCTGCTTATAAGAGTATTTATATTACTATGGGTGAAGAGGCGCAAGAACATTTGCGTGTGCTTGCAAGAGATCTTTCAAGAATCAATAAAGATAATATTGTGCAGCAGCGCATTATTTTAGATACTGCTTCAGCCTTAGTAAAATATCCTTTAATGTTTATTGTTTATGAAGAAGATGGAAAAGCAATTTTGCAAGATTATAATAGTGAGGGGGAGACAAATTTTTCTTCAGAGTGGGATGATGTAGGGAATGTAGATTTGCGCCAACGCCCTTGGTATATCCAAACAAAACAGGCAAATGCCGGGATTATTACTCCTGTGTATGTTAGCGAAGTGGGAAAATATAAAGGAGATTCTTTTGCTACTGCAACTATGCCTATTATAAAGAATGGGAAGTTTGTCGGTGTCGTTGGAATGGATATTCAAGTCGATCAGTTTCAAGCGCGTTTTGAAGCATTTAAAAATCCAGAACTTCCTTCTATGAGCGTATTTATCACAGATAGCAATGGGGCGATTTTTTCCCACGAAGATATGGAGTTTGTAAAAAGTGGTTTATCTAAAGATGTTGAAACTGCACTCAAGCAAGATCTCCAAGCCAATGCAAAAAAAGAGGGTGAGATTGACTATAACTTAACCTTAAGAAATGGACAAGTTATTGATAAGCTTGGATATTATAAGCAATTTCCTTTTGGCTGGACAATTGTTGCTACGGCAGATAAGAGTGATTATACAGCAGCGGTTAATAAGAGTTTAATGGAGACAATTATCTTAGCAGTTGTTATGATTATCATCGGTGCGGTTGTGATTTTGTTTATTATACGCTATTTTACAAATCCTTTAAATACAATTAAATTAACCTTAATTGAATTTTTTAAATATCTTAATCATGAAAGTAAAGTTGCCCCTAAAGCACTTGAGATAAAAAGTCAAGATGAGATTGGAACAATGGCTCAGGCAATCAACGCAAATATTGAACAAACAAAAAATGGGCTACAAAAAGATGAAGCTCTTGTTGAACAATCTGTTAAGGTGATTCAAAGAGCAAAAGATGGTTATGCGGATTCCATTATTGACTTAGATGGTGTAAATCCACAACTTAACCATTTGCGCGATGTGGTAAATGATTTATTGAGATTGTTGTCTAGCGCAATTGGTAGAGATTTACCAGAATTAAATCGTGTCTTTGATAGCTTTGTTGCGCTTGATTTTAGCACGCAAGTAGCCAATGCACAAGGGCGTGTGGAGATAGTAACAAATACTTTGGGTGAAGAAATTCGCAAAATGCTTAGAACTTCTTTAGAATTTGCAAACTCTCTAAATGAGCAAAGTAGCAAGCTTGAAAGTGCGGTAAATTCGCTAACGCAGTCTTCTAACTCTCAAGCTTCATCTTTGCAACAAACAGCAGCAGCGGTAGAAGAAATCACTTCATCAATGCATAATGTAAGTGGTAGAACACAAGAAGTTATCCAGCAGACTGAGGATATTAAAAATGTAATCGGAATTATTAGAGATATTGCAGATCAAACAAACTTGCTAGCATTAAATGCCGCTATTGAAGCAGCAAGAGCAGGTGAGCACGGCAGAGGCTTTGCAGTTGTAGCAGATGAAGTAAGAAAACTAGCTGAACGCACAGGAAAATCTCTTGGAGAGATTGAGGCAAATGCGAATTTGTTGGTGCAAAGCATTAATGATATGGCAGAATCTATTAGAGAACAAACCGCAGGTATTACACAGATTAATGAGGCGATTTCAAATTTGGAAACTGTAACGCAAGAAAATGTAGGGATTGCAAACACAAGCTCTGATATTTCTCAAAATGTTTCTGAGATTGCCAAGGCAATTTTAGAGGATGCTAATAAGAAAAAAATCTAATATAAAATATGGAATCTAATTTGGATTCCATATTTTTCTGCATAACAACTTTTATTTCAATCACTAAAGATTTTATAGTATTTACAAAAATGCTTGGGATTTTGCTATAATCCTTGCTTATTTTTCTTGCAAGGAGATTTGCGTGTATCGTTTAATATTATCTAGCGTTTTAGCGACTTTTATAAGTTTTGGGTTGAGTGGTTGTAAAGAAGATGAAAAGTTAGTCGTAGCAACAGCAGCAGAGTTTCCGCCTTTTGAATTTAAAGAGGGTTCGGAATATAAGGGTGTGGATATGGATATATCCAAAGAGATTGCAAAGCGTTTAGGTAAAGAACTTGAAATTAAAGATATGGAGTTTGACTCTGTGATGAGTGCTGTGAGTAGTGGGAATGCAGATTTTGCAGCAAGTGGTTTGACAATTAATGAAACGCGTTTAAAGGTGGCTGATTTTACAAAGCCTTATTATAATGCTAATCAAGTGGTAGTTATTAAAAGTGAAAATGCCGAACTTAAGGCAGTTAAAAATAATGCAGAAGCATTAATTGACGCAATTTCTAAGAAAAATGGCATTAAAATTGGTGTGCAGACAAGCACAACAGGTGCATTTTTTGCCAAAGGGGATAAAGATTGGGGATTTGTAGGGTTTCCTAATGCGGAGGTTAAGAGTTTTGTAAATGGTTCTCTTGCCATTAGTGCTTTGGTAAATGGGCAGGTAGATCTTGTAATTTTAGATGAAGCTCCAGCAAAACTTATTTCTAAGGCAAATGCAGGCACGGAAGTTTTACCGATAACTTTAACGCAAGAACAATATGGAGTCGCAGTTAAAAAGGGCAATAAAGAGCTTTTGGATTCCATTAATGGCGCATTAGAAGCAATGGAGAAAGATGGCACTTTGGAATCTATTATGCAAAAATATTTCAAATAAAGCTTTTATTAAATAATGGATAAATTAGAAGTTTTTTACAATCAGCTTATCATAAAAGGTGGCTATGCGCTTGTTTTAGAAGGGATTTGGGTTACTATTGTATTGGCTGTTTGTGGATTGTTAATAGGCATTATCATTGGAACTTTATTAGCAATTCTACTAACAAAAGATGAAAAGAGCGCATTTGAACGTGTATTAGTTTTTATTGGCAGATTGTATGTTGGATTCTTTCGGGGGACACCTATTGTTGTGCAATTGCTTTTTATTTACTTTGTGATTTTGCCACTTTTTGGACTTGCAGGTAGTAGTGCATTACTTGTGGCAGTGGTGATTTTTGGCTTAAATAGTGGCGCATATGTGAGTGAGATTATCCGTGGTGGAATTTTAAGCGTGGATAGTGGGCAAAATGAAGCAGCAAGGGCTTTAGGACTTAATTCTAAACAGAGTATGCGCTTTGTTGTATTTCCACAAGCCCTTAAAAATGCACTTCCAAATTTAGGCAATGAATTTATTACTTTGCTTAAAGAGACTTCAGTGGCAAATTATGTAACAGTGCATGATTTAACCTATGCGTTTAAAACGATTGGAAGTGCAAGTTATGAATATATGATTCCGTATTTCTTTTTAGCGGTTTGTTATTTGGTGCTTGTAATATTGGCAAGCTTTATTGTGAAAAAATACGAAGGGAAGTTAAGAAGAAGTGATAAGCGTTAAAAATCTTGTTAAAAAATATTATGATTACACAAAAGTAGCTAAACAAGAAAAAGTCGTGCTTAATGGTTTAAATGTGGAATTTAAGCGTGGAGAGAAGGTTGTAATTGTAGGTCCTAGCGGGAGTGGAAAAAGCACTTTTTTGCGCTGTTTAAATCTTTTGGAGATTCCAGATAGCGGAGAGATATGGTTAGATAACAAAAGGATTTCTAATTTAAGTATTGAATTGTATCCAGAGCTTGTAAGTCTTAAGGGTAGGGCGTTAAAAAAGGAGATTTTAGAATATGATAAAAAGCATCATATTGATATAAATTTAGCGCGCGCTAAAATGGGAATGGTGTTTCAGCATTTCAATTTATTTAATAATTTGAGCGTTTTAGAAAACATTACGCTTGCTCCTGTGCAGTTAAAGCGTGCCACGCAAAATGAAGCAAAAGAGTTAGCTCT
The Helicobacter winghamensis ATCC BAA-430 DNA segment above includes these coding regions:
- a CDS encoding methyl-accepting chemotaxis protein, whose protein sequence is MLRSLGGKLTASAVAIFAIIIMVISAFNFQNTSGDVQELYRGIQKQTLESAYKSIYITMGEEAQEHLRVLARDLSRINKDNIVQQRIILDTASALVKYPLMFIVYEEDGKAILQDYNSEGETNFSSEWDDVGNVDLRQRPWYIQTKQANAGIITPVYVSEVGKYKGDSFATATMPIIKNGKFVGVVGMDIQVDQFQARFEAFKNPELPSMSVFITDSNGAIFSHEDMEFVKSGLSKDVETALKQDLQANAKKEGEIDYNLTLRNGQVIDKLGYYKQFPFGWTIVATADKSDYTAAVNKSLMETIILAVVMIIIGAVVILFIIRYFTNPLNTIKLTLIEFFKYLNHESKVAPKALEIKSQDEIGTMAQAINANIEQTKNGLQKDEALVEQSVKVIQRAKDGYADSIIDLDGVNPQLNHLRDVVNDLLRLLSSAIGRDLPELNRVFDSFVALDFSTQVANAQGRVEIVTNTLGEEIRKMLRTSLEFANSLNEQSSKLESAVNSLTQSSNSQASSLQQTAAAVEEITSSMHNVSGRTQEVIQQTEDIKNVIGIIRDIADQTNLLALNAAIEAARAGEHGRGFAVVADEVRKLAERTGKSLGEIEANANLLVQSINDMAESIREQTAGITQINEAISNLETVTQENVGIANTSSDISQNVSEIAKAILEDANKKKI
- a CDS encoding transporter substrate-binding domain-containing protein, which produces MYRLILSSVLATFISFGLSGCKEDEKLVVATAAEFPPFEFKEGSEYKGVDMDISKEIAKRLGKELEIKDMEFDSVMSAVSSGNADFAASGLTINETRLKVADFTKPYYNANQVVVIKSENAELKAVKNNAEALIDAISKKNGIKIGVQTSTTGAFFAKGDKDWGFVGFPNAEVKSFVNGSLAISALVNGQVDLVILDEAPAKLISKANAGTEVLPITLTQEQYGVAVKKGNKELLDSINGALEAMEKDGTLESIMQKYFK
- a CDS encoding amino acid ABC transporter permease is translated as MDKLEVFYNQLIIKGGYALVLEGIWVTIVLAVCGLLIGIIIGTLLAILLTKDEKSAFERVLVFIGRLYVGFFRGTPIVVQLLFIYFVILPLFGLAGSSALLVAVVIFGLNSGAYVSEIIRGGILSVDSGQNEAARALGLNSKQSMRFVVFPQALKNALPNLGNEFITLLKETSVANYVTVHDLTYAFKTIGSASYEYMIPYFFLAVCYLVLVILASFIVKKYEGKLRRSDKR
- a CDS encoding amino acid ABC transporter ATP-binding protein; amino-acid sequence: MISVKNLVKKYYDYTKVAKQEKVVLNGLNVEFKRGEKVVIVGPSGSGKSTFLRCLNLLEIPDSGEIWLDNKRISNLSIELYPELVSLKGRALKKEILEYDKKHHIDINLARAKMGMVFQHFNLFNNLSVLENITLAPVQLKRATQNEAKELALALLARVGLYDKAHEYPVRLSGGQKQRIAIARALAMKPEVMLFDEPTSALDPEMVGGVLELMKSVANEGMSMVCVTHEMGFAREVATRVLFMEGGNILEDSPPREFFDMPKSERLQYFLSHIKH